A genome region from Dickeya chrysanthemi NCPPB 402 includes the following:
- the fadR gene encoding fatty acid metabolism transcriptional regulator FadR, with amino-acid sequence MVIKAQSPAGFAEEYIIESIWNNRFPPGSILPAERELSELIGVTRTTLREVLQRLSRDGWLTIQHGKPTKINNFWETSGLNILETLARLDHDSVPQLIDNLLAVRTNIAGIFIRTAIRLHPAKSVEILKLTESVQDTSDAYAELDYNVFRGLAFASGNPIYGLIINGLKGLYIRVGRYYFSNPEARKTALAFYRRLESLGRDGLYEQVPDAIRQYGKESGALWHSMQNAIPRDLAEGRR; translated from the coding sequence ATGGTTATAAAGGCGCAAAGTCCGGCGGGATTCGCGGAAGAATATATTATTGAAAGTATATGGAATAATCGTTTCCCTCCGGGTTCAATTTTGCCCGCTGAGCGGGAGTTGTCTGAGTTGATCGGGGTGACGCGTACGACATTACGCGAGGTGTTACAACGCCTGTCCCGTGATGGATGGCTTACGATTCAGCACGGCAAACCGACCAAAATCAATAATTTTTGGGAAACCTCCGGATTAAATATCCTTGAAACGCTGGCGCGGCTTGATCACGACAGCGTTCCCCAACTGATCGATAATCTGCTGGCGGTGCGCACCAATATCGCCGGGATTTTCATCCGCACCGCGATTCGTCTGCATCCGGCTAAATCGGTAGAGATCCTTAAGCTGACTGAATCTGTTCAGGATACGTCGGATGCGTATGCTGAACTGGATTACAACGTGTTTCGCGGGTTGGCTTTTGCATCCGGCAACCCGATCTATGGCCTGATCATCAACGGGTTGAAAGGGTTGTACATTCGGGTGGGTCGTTATTACTTCTCCAACCCGGAGGCGCGGAAAACGGCGCTGGCGTTCTATCGTCGTCTGGAGTCGTTAGGCCGCGACGGCCTGTACGAACAAGTGCCCGACGCGATTCGTCAGTACGGCAAAGAGAGCGGGGCGCTGTGGCATAGTATGCAGAACGCCATTCCGCGTGACCTGGCCGAAGGCCGTCGTTGA